From Candidatus Neomarinimicrobiota bacterium, the proteins below share one genomic window:
- the sixA gene encoding phosphohistidine phosphatase SixA has protein sequence MNLVLMRHGLAEPRERHHDSDSDRNLTEEGRRKLLQFIPLIHPWFPKPDVVFTSPAMRTCQTAAILCDIFHVSEDVIQTNPLVLDGSAGEIISWLAGMVLPSCLWIVGHQPTLGQLLSVLIGLDVFQGFHMSPGDCALVSFQDTPDIHKGHLLSYASPRLLDTLITQGG, from the coding sequence ATGAATCTCGTGCTTATGCGTCATGGACTTGCCGAACCCCGTGAAAGGCACCATGATAGCGATTCAGACAGGAATTTAACGGAAGAAGGGCGCCGGAAACTCTTGCAGTTTATCCCCCTGATTCATCCCTGGTTTCCCAAACCAGACGTCGTGTTTACCAGCCCGGCTATGCGGACCTGTCAAACAGCAGCGATTCTGTGTGATATCTTCCATGTAAGCGAGGATGTGATTCAAACCAATCCTTTGGTTCTGGATGGCTCTGCAGGGGAAATCATTTCATGGCTGGCCGGGATGGTTCTGCCCTCCTGTTTATGGATTGTGGGACATCAGCCAACCCTGGGCCAGCTTTTAAGCGTTCTGATCGGCCTGGATGTTTTCCAGGGATTCCACATGAGTCCAGGTGATTGTGCCCTGGTTTCTTTTCAGGATACACCGGATATCCATAAAGGACATTTGCTCAGCTATGCATCTCCCCGGTTGTTGGACACGCTTATAACACAGGGAGGTTAG